The nucleotide window GCCGCGACGCTGATCAGCAAGGTCGCCACCAGCACGCATACCAGGCCCCAGATCGCCTGGTAGAGCCGGTGGCGGGGCGGGTACGGCAGGTTCATGGACTGGCGGGCAGTTCGATGCGACGTTCCGGTTCGATGGTGCTGCGCCACAGCTCGGCGCAGGGCGCGCCGCAGCGCTCCAGCCAGCGCGGCAGCACGCTGGCGCGCAGCACCTGCAGGCGGCGCGCATCGTCCCGCGGGGTGAGCGGCACCAGCGTCATGCCCCCCCGGCGTCCGCGCCTGCACGCCGGCTGGCCGGTATTGCAGGCCACGCCCTCGGCGGTTTCCTCCTCGGCGCTGCGCCAGATGGCGGACTCCAGCCGGGGCAGCTGCGCCTGCAGCAGCGCGCGCAAGTCCTGCGGCAGGGCCTGCCAGGCAGGCCGGTGCGCGCCGAAGATGGCCAGCCCCCAGCTCAGCGCCATGGGGTGGAGGTAGCGCGTGTGTTCGTGCAGGCCGAGGATGTTGCCGGACATGGTGCCGGTCACCGCGCAGTCCAGCGTGCCGCCCTGCATGCTCTGCATGAGCTGGGCGAAGGGCACCAGGCGCGGCTGCGCGCCCAGCGCGGCGACGAAATCCCCCTGCGCGGCCGAAGACACGCGCACCATGCGCCCGCGCAGGTCGTCCAGGCCCTGCAGCCGGTCGCGGCAGAACAGCACCTGCGCCGGGTAGACGTAGATGGCCAGCGGCTCGACGTTCTGCTCGCTGCGCAGCGCCTGTTCCAGCGCCGGGCGCACGGCGGCCAGCGTGGCGCGCAGCGTGGCCATGTCGGGGTTCAGGCCCGGCAGATCGGCGGCGGTGTAGAGCGGGTGCTGCGCCGTCAGCGAGCTCATCAGCACCGTGCCAAAGGGCACCACGCCGAGCTGCAGCAGGCGCAGCATGTCCGAGCCAGGCACGCCGGCACGGTCGAAGGCGACGATCTCGGCGCTGTAGCGCCCGCCGCTCAGGCGCGCCAGATCACGCGTCCAGAAAGGCCCCTCCAGCTGCGTGAACTGAGTGACGCCGGCCAGCCCGCCGACGATGCGCAGCTTCAGCTGCGGGTGGGCGGCGGCCGGCGGTTGCGCCTTGCCGGCCGGCGCGGCGGCCCAGCCGATCGCCGATGCCAGGCACAGGGCCAGTCCCAGGGACCGCAACACCCTTCGCAGCGCCCAGGCGCCACGTCGGTGGCAAGGTGGGGTGGCGGGCCTGGCGGGCATGCGGTTCAGCGGGCCGGAGTGTCCTCGGCCCGTCCGTTCAGAAGGTGCCGGGGTAGGCCCCACCGTCGGCCAGCAGATTCTGGCCGGTGATGTATGCGGCGTGCACGCTGCACAGGAAGGCGCAGATGGCACCGAACTCCTGCGCCGTGCCGAAGCGCCCGGCCGGAATGCGCGCCTGCTGCGCCTGGCGCTCGTCCTGCACACTGGAGCCGCTGCGCTGCGCG belongs to Melaminivora suipulveris and includes:
- a CDS encoding TRAP transporter substrate-binding protein is translated as MLRSLGLALCLASAIGWAAAPAGKAQPPAAAHPQLKLRIVGGLAGVTQFTQLEGPFWTRDLARLSGGRYSAEIVAFDRAGVPGSDMLRLLQLGVVPFGTVLMSSLTAQHPLYTAADLPGLNPDMATLRATLAAVRPALEQALRSEQNVEPLAIYVYPAQVLFCRDRLQGLDDLRGRMVRVSSAAQGDFVAALGAQPRLVPFAQLMQSMQGGTLDCAVTGTMSGNILGLHEHTRYLHPMALSWGLAIFGAHRPAWQALPQDLRALLQAQLPRLESAIWRSAEEETAEGVACNTGQPACRRGRRGGMTLVPLTPRDDARRLQVLRASVLPRWLERCGAPCAELWRSTIEPERRIELPASP